One stretch of Cedecea neteri DNA includes these proteins:
- a CDS encoding GNAT family N-acetyltransferase, protein MSGFKLEISDYISEEHSLPIEAGLSEFNAAMSGLNDRKPLAVVVRSPESGKVVGGMLGRSSLGVLFIDLFYLPPELRAHGLGSEILRVFEAEGRKRGCVAAFLYTISFQAPDFYRKHGWEEFGKIDCLPEGTSRYFMKKAL, encoded by the coding sequence ATGTCGGGTTTCAAACTAGAGATTTCTGATTACATCAGCGAGGAGCATTCGCTGCCGATCGAAGCGGGGCTTAGCGAGTTTAACGCCGCCATGAGCGGGCTAAACGATCGTAAACCGCTGGCGGTTGTGGTGCGCAGCCCCGAGAGTGGGAAAGTCGTGGGTGGAATGCTGGGGCGTTCTTCATTGGGCGTGCTGTTTATCGATCTTTTTTACCTGCCGCCGGAGCTAAGAGCCCACGGGCTGGGAAGCGAGATCCTGAGGGTGTTTGAAGCGGAAGGGCGCAAGCGCGGCTGCGTGGCGGCCTTTTTATATACCATCAGTTTTCAGGCGCCGGATTTCTACCGGAAGCATGGTTGGGAAGAGTTTGGCAAAATCGACTGTTTGCCCGAAGGCACCAGCAGGTATTTTATGAAGAAGGCGCTTTAG
- the yeaG gene encoding protein kinase YeaG — MNIFDHYRQRYEAAKDEEFTLQEFLAICKQDRSAYANAAERLLTAIGEPVMVDTATEPRLSRLFSNRVVARYPAFEEFYGMEEAIEQIVAYLKHAAQGLEEKKQILYLLGPVGGGKSSLAERLKALMQRVPIYALSANGERSPVNDHPLCLFNPQEDANILEKEYGIPDRYLGTIMSPWAAKRLHEFGGDITKFRVVKVWPSILAQIAIAKTEPGDENNQDISALVGKVDIRKLEHHAQNDPDAYGYSGALCRANQGIMEFVEMFKAPIKVLHPLLTATQEGNYNGTEGISALPFNGIILAHSNESEWVTFRNNKNNEAFLDRVYIVKVPYCLRISEEMKIYEKLLNHSELSHAPCAPGTLETLSRFSILSRLKEPENSSIYSKMRVYDGESLKDTDPKAKSYQEYRDYAGVDEGMNGLSTRFAFKILSRVFNFDHAEVAANPVHLFYVLEQQIEREQFPQEQSEKYLEYLKGYLIPKYAEFIGKEIQTAYLESYSEYGQNIFDRYVTYADFWIQDQEYRDPDTGQLFDRESLNAELEKIEKPAGISNPKDFRNEIVNFVLRARAHNNGRNPNWTSYEKLRTVIEKKMFSNTEELLPVISFNAKTSTDEQKKHDDFVDRMMEKGYTRKQVRLLCEWYLRVRKSS, encoded by the coding sequence ATGAATATATTCGATCACTATCGCCAGCGTTATGAAGCTGCCAAGGACGAAGAGTTCACACTGCAGGAATTTCTTGCTATCTGTAAACAAGATCGCAGTGCCTACGCGAATGCGGCAGAACGGCTATTGACGGCCATTGGTGAACCAGTGATGGTTGACACTGCCACAGAGCCCCGGCTGTCCCGTCTCTTTTCAAACCGTGTGGTGGCACGCTACCCGGCGTTTGAAGAGTTTTATGGCATGGAAGAAGCTATCGAGCAGATCGTGGCTTACCTGAAACACGCTGCTCAAGGGCTGGAAGAGAAGAAACAAATTCTGTACCTGCTGGGCCCGGTAGGCGGCGGTAAATCGTCGCTGGCCGAACGCCTGAAAGCATTAATGCAGCGCGTGCCTATTTATGCGCTGAGCGCCAACGGCGAGCGTAGCCCGGTCAACGATCATCCGCTGTGCCTGTTTAACCCGCAGGAAGACGCCAATATTCTGGAAAAAGAGTATGGCATTCCTGACCGCTATCTCGGCACGATCATGTCGCCGTGGGCGGCAAAACGCCTGCACGAATTTGGCGGCGACATTACCAAATTCCGCGTAGTGAAAGTCTGGCCGTCTATTCTGGCGCAAATCGCGATAGCGAAAACCGAACCGGGTGACGAGAACAACCAGGATATCTCCGCGCTGGTCGGTAAAGTGGACATCCGCAAGCTGGAACACCACGCGCAAAACGACCCGGATGCTTACGGCTATTCCGGTGCACTGTGCCGCGCGAACCAGGGCATCATGGAATTCGTTGAGATGTTTAAGGCGCCAATCAAGGTGCTGCACCCGCTGCTGACCGCGACCCAGGAAGGAAACTACAACGGCACCGAAGGCATCTCTGCCCTGCCGTTTAACGGCATTATCCTTGCGCACTCGAACGAATCCGAGTGGGTCACCTTCCGCAATAACAAAAACAACGAGGCCTTCCTTGACCGCGTGTACATCGTCAAGGTGCCTTACTGCCTGCGCATCTCGGAAGAGATGAAAATCTACGAGAAGCTGCTTAACCACAGCGAACTGTCCCATGCGCCATGTGCCCCTGGCACCCTGGAAACGCTTTCTCGCTTCTCTATCCTGTCGCGCCTGAAAGAGCCGGAAAACTCCAGCATCTACTCAAAAATGCGCGTCTATGATGGTGAAAGCCTGAAAGACACCGACCCGAAAGCCAAGTCCTACCAGGAGTACCGGGACTACGCCGGGGTTGATGAAGGCATGAACGGGCTCTCAACGCGCTTCGCCTTTAAAATCCTTTCTCGCGTGTTCAACTTTGACCATGCAGAAGTGGCTGCGAACCCGGTTCACCTGTTCTACGTGCTGGAACAGCAAATCGAGCGCGAGCAGTTCCCGCAGGAACAGTCAGAGAAATATCTGGAATACCTGAAAGGTTACCTGATCCCTAAATACGCGGAATTTATCGGGAAAGAGATCCAGACGGCCTACCTTGAATCTTATTCAGAATATGGGCAGAACATTTTCGACCGTTATGTCACCTACGCTGACTTCTGGATTCAGGATCAGGAATACCGCGATCCGGACACCGGCCAGCTGTTTGACCGTGAATCCCTGAACGCGGAACTGGAGAAAATTGAAAAACCGGCGGGCATCAGTAACCCGAAAGATTTCCGTAACGAAATCGTCAACTTCGTGCTGCGTGCCCGCGCCCATAATAACGGTCGTAACCCAAACTGGACCAGCTACGAGAAGCTGCGCACGGTTATCGAGAAGAAAATGTTCTCGAACACCGAAGAGCTGCTGCCCGTTATCTCGTTCAACGCCAAAACCTCCACCGACGAGCAGAAAAAACACGATGATTTTGTCGATCGGATGATGGAGAAAGGCTACACCCGCAAGCAGGTTCGCCTGCTGTGTGAATGGTATCTGCGGGTTCGTAAGTCTTCTTAA
- a CDS encoding ABC transporter substrate-binding protein has product MAQVKAFTHTASHSITQRKLTLSALVLALSGLTSAVVHADQLADIQKAGVVKVATFDANPPFGSIDAKTHDIVGYDVDFAKALAKSLGVKLELVATNPANRIPLLQSGKVDLIVADITITPERAQVVDFSTPYFVTGQQFLVPASGPDKLDDYAKGRVGAVKGTTGEQALVQRFPSIRVLSYDDIPLAFTALRNGNVQAITQDSTILAGLLAEAPDKAKFKILPDLLSKEEIGVGVKKGEASLLKAVNDELVKLEQNGQAEQIYNAWFGPESKTPQPRSFKIVAK; this is encoded by the coding sequence ATGGCACAGGTAAAGGCTTTCACGCACACAGCTTCACACAGTATAACGCAGCGTAAATTAACGCTCTCCGCTTTGGTTCTGGCCCTGTCCGGCCTGACCTCCGCCGTGGTTCACGCAGACCAGCTGGCGGATATTCAAAAAGCCGGAGTCGTTAAAGTTGCCACTTTTGACGCTAATCCACCTTTTGGCTCCATAGATGCTAAAACGCACGATATCGTGGGCTATGACGTTGATTTCGCGAAAGCGCTGGCAAAATCATTAGGCGTTAAGCTTGAGCTGGTGGCGACCAACCCGGCGAACCGCATTCCGCTGCTGCAGTCCGGGAAGGTCGATTTAATCGTCGCGGATATCACCATTACGCCGGAGCGTGCCCAGGTGGTGGATTTCTCTACCCCGTATTTTGTCACCGGGCAGCAGTTCCTGGTCCCGGCTTCCGGGCCGGATAAGCTTGATGACTACGCGAAAGGACGCGTGGGTGCGGTAAAAGGCACCACCGGAGAACAGGCGCTGGTGCAGCGTTTCCCGTCAATTCGAGTGCTTTCTTATGATGATATCCCGCTGGCCTTTACCGCGCTGCGCAACGGTAACGTCCAGGCTATCACCCAGGACAGCACTATTCTTGCCGGGCTGCTGGCCGAAGCGCCGGATAAGGCGAAGTTTAAAATCCTGCCGGACTTGTTGAGTAAGGAAGAGATTGGCGTTGGCGTGAAAAAAGGGGAGGCTTCCCTTTTGAAAGCGGTTAACGACGAGCTGGTGAAGCTGGAGCAAAACGGCCAGGCGGAGCAAATTTATAACGCCTGGTTTGGCCCTGAGAGCAAAACTCCGCAGCCGCGCAGCTTTAAAATTGTAGCCAAATAA
- a CDS encoding amino acid ABC transporter permease, protein MNSYFDWAGVLTGAPRAWLISGLLTTAWVTLAGIIIATLFAVLLLGLRLAGGRLGRYITASWVSVFRNTPLLVQLLFWYFAAWNALPQSWRGFINDDHSWSQLPGGVWWLTPEFLCAAWGLGLFTSAFLVEEIRSGLQAVPKGQTEAALSQGFSDWQLFRSVLLPQGVVNAWQPVVGQYLNLMKLSSLATGIGFAELTSQVRRIESYNAHALAAFAVGTVLYLLLGLAMSGLFTLFAPGRRGQRKPAGMRQEAQHDS, encoded by the coding sequence ATGAACAGCTATTTTGACTGGGCGGGCGTGCTGACAGGTGCCCCGCGGGCATGGCTTATCTCCGGTTTACTCACAACCGCGTGGGTGACGCTTGCCGGGATAATTATCGCGACGCTGTTTGCCGTGCTGCTGCTGGGGTTGCGGCTGGCCGGTGGCCGGTTGGGGCGTTACATCACCGCAAGCTGGGTCTCAGTTTTTCGCAATACGCCTCTGCTGGTGCAGCTGCTGTTCTGGTATTTCGCCGCCTGGAACGCGCTCCCGCAGAGCTGGCGCGGGTTTATTAACGACGATCACAGTTGGTCGCAGCTACCCGGCGGTGTCTGGTGGCTTACGCCGGAATTTCTTTGTGCGGCGTGGGGGCTGGGGTTGTTCACCTCGGCCTTTTTAGTCGAAGAGATTCGCAGCGGGCTGCAGGCGGTGCCGAAAGGGCAAACCGAAGCGGCGCTTTCTCAGGGCTTTTCCGACTGGCAGCTTTTCCGCAGCGTGTTATTGCCGCAGGGGGTGGTTAACGCCTGGCAGCCGGTGGTCGGGCAGTATCTCAATCTAATGAAGCTCTCCTCGCTGGCAACGGGCATTGGCTTTGCCGAGCTCACCAGTCAGGTTCGCCGGATTGAAAGCTATAACGCGCATGCGCTGGCGGCTTTTGCCGTCGGTACGGTGCTTTATCTGCTGCTAGGTCTGGCGATGAGCGGGCTGTTTACGCTCTTTGCTCCGGGGCGGCGTGGGCAGCGAAAACCTGCGGGGATGAGGCAGGAGGCGCAGCATGATAGCTAA
- a CDS encoding amino acid ABC transporter ATP-binding protein codes for MFKRPPHLSAASAADFLHLQSASVEFRKASKSYADTPVLRDIDLTILAGEVVAICGPSGSGKSTLIRLINQLETLSDGDIYIDGKPTRRLSSSALRRLRSRIGFVFQQFNLYAHLTAEQNITLSLTHVHGWKREEAHQQALALLARVGLAEKAQHYPAQLSGGQQQRVAIARALASSPQIILFDEPTSALDPEMIGEVLQVMKDLAHSGITMIVVTHEMQFAREIADRVVFIDGGAILEQAPPEQFFRSPQHPRARRFLQKVLDPLHADARDEP; via the coding sequence ATGTTTAAAAGACCGCCTCATTTGTCCGCAGCTTCGGCTGCGGATTTTTTGCATCTGCAGTCCGCCAGCGTGGAATTCCGCAAAGCGAGCAAAAGCTACGCTGATACCCCCGTCCTGCGCGACATTGACCTGACTATCCTGGCCGGTGAAGTGGTGGCGATTTGCGGCCCCTCCGGTTCGGGTAAGTCAACGTTAATAAGGTTAATCAACCAGCTCGAAACCCTCAGCGACGGCGATATTTATATCGACGGGAAACCCACCCGACGGTTAAGCAGCAGCGCACTTCGCCGCCTGCGAAGCCGGATCGGTTTTGTTTTCCAGCAGTTCAACCTTTACGCCCATCTGACGGCCGAGCAAAACATTACGCTGTCGCTAACCCACGTTCACGGCTGGAAGCGTGAGGAAGCACATCAGCAGGCTCTGGCGCTTCTGGCTCGGGTTGGCCTGGCTGAAAAAGCTCAGCATTATCCGGCGCAGCTTTCCGGCGGGCAGCAGCAGCGCGTCGCCATTGCCAGGGCGCTGGCATCTTCACCGCAAATAATCCTGTTTGATGAGCCGACCTCGGCGCTCGACCCGGAGATGATCGGCGAAGTTCTGCAGGTGATGAAGGATCTCGCCCACAGCGGTATTACCATGATTGTGGTGACGCATGAGATGCAGTTCGCGCGTGAAATAGCCGATCGCGTGGTGTTTATTGACGGCGGGGCCATTCTCGAACAGGCCCCGCCGGAGCAGTTTTTCCGCTCGCCGCAGCATCCGCGCGCGCGCCGTTTTCTGCAAAAGGTGCTCGACCCGCTGCATGCCGACGCCAGGGACGAGCCATGA
- a CDS encoding DUF441 domain-containing protein, whose protein sequence is MFDPTLLILLALAGLGFVSHNTTVAVSILVLIIVRVTPLSTFFPWIEKQGLTVGIIILTIGVMAPIASGTLPASSLLHSFTHWKSLVAIVVGIAVSWLGGRGVTLMGSQPGLVGGLLVGTVIGVALFRGVPVGPLIAAGLVSLIVGKQ, encoded by the coding sequence ATTTTTGACCCCACGCTATTAATACTTCTGGCCCTCGCTGGATTAGGTTTTGTCAGTCACAACACCACCGTCGCCGTTTCAATCCTGGTACTGATAATTGTGCGCGTGACCCCACTTAGCACCTTCTTTCCGTGGATCGAAAAACAGGGCCTGACGGTCGGGATCATCATTCTGACCATCGGCGTGATGGCTCCCATTGCCAGCGGCACCCTGCCCGCCAGCAGCCTCCTGCACTCTTTTACCCACTGGAAATCACTGGTAGCGATCGTCGTCGGCATTGCCGTCTCGTGGCTTGGCGGACGAGGCGTTACGCTGATGGGAAGCCAGCCTGGCCTGGTGGGCGGCCTGCTTGTCGGCACCGTTATTGGCGTCGCCCTGTTCCGTGGCGTCCCCGTTGGGCCGCTGATTGCTGCTGGCCTGGTTTCCCTTATTGTGGGTAAGCAGTAG
- a CDS encoding YeaH/YhbH family protein has product MAYFIDRRLNGKNKSAVNRQRFLRRYKAQIKQSISGAINKRSVTDVDSGESVSIPNEDINEPMFHQGRGGLRHRVHPGNDHFVQNDRIERPQGGGGGGGSGQGQASQDGEGQDEFVFQISKDEYLDLLFEDLALPNLKRNQHRQITEFKSHRAGFTSNGVPANISVVRSLQNSLARRTAMSAGKRRLLHELEESLEAVSRSEPARLLEEERLRKEIAELREKIARVPFIDTFDLRYKNYEKRPEPSSQAVMFCLMDVSGSMDQATKDMAKRFYILLYLFLSRTYKNVEVVYIRHHTQAKEVDEHEFFYSQETGGTIVSSALKLMDEVVQERYDPAQWNIYAAQASDGDNWADDSPLCHDILAKKLLPVVRYYSYIEITRRAHQTLWREYENLQATFDNFAIQHIRDQDDIYPVFRELFQKQTSDTHG; this is encoded by the coding sequence ATGGCCTACTTCATAGACAGGCGGCTTAACGGCAAAAACAAGAGCGCGGTGAACCGCCAGCGCTTCTTGCGTCGTTATAAGGCGCAAATAAAACAGTCGATATCCGGGGCCATTAACAAGCGTTCGGTTACCGACGTGGACAGCGGCGAGTCCGTTTCCATCCCAAATGAGGATATCAACGAGCCGATGTTTCATCAGGGCCGCGGCGGCCTGCGTCACCGGGTCCATCCCGGCAACGACCACTTCGTACAAAACGATCGCATCGAACGTCCTCAGGGCGGCGGCGGCGGTGGCGGGAGCGGCCAGGGTCAGGCGAGCCAGGACGGCGAAGGCCAGGATGAGTTCGTGTTCCAGATATCCAAAGACGAATACCTCGATTTACTGTTCGAGGATCTGGCGCTGCCTAACCTGAAGCGTAATCAGCACCGGCAGATAACCGAGTTTAAATCACACCGCGCGGGTTTTACCTCTAACGGCGTTCCGGCCAATATCAGCGTTGTTCGCTCGCTGCAAAACTCGCTGGCACGCCGCACGGCAATGAGCGCCGGTAAACGTCGCCTGCTGCACGAACTTGAAGAAAGCCTCGAGGCCGTGAGCCGCAGCGAACCTGCGCGGCTGCTCGAAGAGGAGCGCCTGCGCAAAGAGATAGCGGAGCTGCGGGAAAAAATCGCCCGCGTGCCGTTTATCGACACCTTCGATTTACGCTACAAGAACTACGAAAAGCGCCCGGAACCTTCCAGCCAGGCGGTGATGTTCTGCCTGATGGACGTCTCCGGTTCAATGGACCAGGCCACCAAAGACATGGCAAAACGCTTTTATATTCTGCTCTATCTGTTCCTGAGCCGGACCTATAAAAACGTGGAAGTGGTTTATATTCGCCACCACACCCAGGCCAAAGAAGTGGACGAGCACGAGTTCTTCTACTCGCAGGAAACCGGCGGCACTATTGTCTCCAGCGCCCTGAAGTTAATGGATGAGGTGGTGCAGGAACGCTACGATCCGGCGCAATGGAATATTTATGCCGCACAGGCCTCGGACGGTGACAACTGGGCAGACGACTCCCCGCTGTGCCACGACATTCTGGCGAAAAAACTGCTGCCGGTAGTGCGCTACTACAGCTACATCGAAATCACCCGCAGGGCGCACCAGACCCTGTGGCGTGAGTACGAAAACCTGCAGGCCACCTTCGATAACTTCGCGATACAGCACATTCGGGATCAGGATGATATTTATCCGGTGTTCCGGGAACTGTTTCAGAAGCAGACCAGCGATACCCACGGGTAA
- a CDS encoding amino acid ABC transporter permease, which yields MIANVTVITDNLDYLLWGRMAQGEPGGVLLTLMMAVGAGALALVLGLGLACVAWRYGGVVRRVLFIWADLIRGIPLIFVIFWLYFLLPAVTGRDLPGPLTVTLALAWFTSAAVMYTTLAALNSLAKGQNEAAIAGGFSPWQTLRLVLLPQALRNALPSFAGLFISLIKDTSLAFIVNVPELTTVAGQVNSRVQIYPAAIFIFTGLVYYLLCSALAWRIHRWQRQGATAYPQ from the coding sequence ATGATAGCTAACGTTACGGTGATTACGGATAACCTCGACTATTTGCTGTGGGGGAGAATGGCCCAGGGCGAACCGGGCGGGGTGCTGTTAACGCTGATGATGGCCGTGGGCGCCGGTGCCCTCGCGCTTGTACTTGGGTTAGGGCTTGCCTGTGTGGCATGGCGCTACGGCGGCGTTGTGCGCCGCGTACTTTTTATCTGGGCTGACCTGATACGCGGCATTCCGCTGATTTTTGTTATTTTCTGGCTCTATTTTCTGCTGCCCGCCGTGACCGGACGCGACCTGCCGGGGCCGCTGACCGTAACGCTGGCGCTGGCCTGGTTTACCTCGGCGGCGGTGATGTACACCACGCTGGCGGCGCTGAATTCGCTGGCGAAGGGGCAAAATGAAGCCGCGATTGCTGGCGGCTTTTCGCCGTGGCAAACGCTGAGGTTAGTGCTGCTGCCTCAGGCGCTGCGCAACGCTTTGCCCTCGTTTGCCGGGCTGTTTATTTCGCTTATCAAAGACACTTCGCTGGCGTTTATCGTCAACGTCCCGGAGCTGACGACCGTGGCCGGACAGGTCAACAGCCGGGTGCAAATTTACCCGGCGGCCATTTTTATCTTTACCGGCCTGGTGTATTACCTGCTGTGCAGCGCGCTGGCCTGGCGTATTCACCGCTGGCAGCGGCAGGGGGCTACTGCTTACCCACAATAA
- a CDS encoding diguanylate phosphodiesterase, with amino-acid sequence MLTTVIYRSHIHTGTPFEDLQAMVSAANAKNIAADVTGILLFNGTHFFQLLEGPEEGVQKIYRAICKDDRHYNIVELLCDYAPARRFGRVGMELFDLREHDKNDVLQVVLEKGTSRYQLAYDDRALSFFRTFIESTEKENYFEIPPRGSWEFIIDAPAHQASGKHVPRGHITFQPIVDPMACSVAAIEALAADPVSAEVPDGDVYQLDLLHAKAAFAAAQAADIGRQTLCINLLPMTLVMIPGAVEQLLADIETNRLVPEQVVIEFTESEIIPHMAAFTGAIRQLKSAGIKLAIDDFGAGFAGLQLLAQFQPERLKINRELIRDIHKSGPRQAIILAIIRCCASLEIAVSATGIEQPEEWMWLEAAGISHFQGNLFAKPCVGGSFSIAWPERKAEL; translated from the coding sequence ATGCTCACCACTGTCATCTATCGCAGCCACATTCATACCGGCACTCCTTTTGAGGATTTGCAGGCGATGGTTTCCGCGGCAAACGCGAAAAATATTGCAGCGGATGTGACGGGAATACTGCTTTTCAACGGCACGCATTTCTTTCAGCTGCTGGAAGGCCCGGAAGAAGGCGTGCAGAAGATTTATCGCGCTATCTGTAAAGACGACCGCCATTACAACATTGTTGAGCTGCTTTGTGATTACGCGCCGGCCCGCCGCTTCGGGCGGGTGGGAATGGAGCTTTTTGATTTAAGAGAGCACGATAAAAACGATGTATTACAGGTTGTGCTTGAGAAGGGTACCAGCCGTTATCAGCTGGCTTACGATGACCGTGCTTTAAGTTTTTTCCGTACTTTTATCGAGTCGACGGAAAAAGAGAACTATTTTGAAATCCCTCCGCGTGGTTCATGGGAATTTATCATCGATGCGCCGGCTCATCAGGCATCCGGCAAGCATGTTCCACGTGGACATATAACCTTTCAGCCTATTGTTGACCCGATGGCCTGTTCTGTCGCGGCTATCGAGGCGTTAGCAGCGGATCCTGTTTCAGCTGAAGTGCCGGATGGCGATGTTTACCAACTCGATCTGCTGCACGCGAAGGCGGCTTTTGCCGCAGCTCAGGCCGCTGACATTGGCCGGCAAACGCTATGCATCAACCTGCTGCCAATGACGCTGGTGATGATTCCTGGCGCCGTAGAACAACTGCTGGCGGATATTGAGACAAACAGACTTGTCCCCGAGCAGGTGGTGATTGAATTCACCGAAAGCGAGATCATTCCTCATATGGCGGCGTTTACCGGCGCCATCAGGCAGCTTAAATCGGCAGGTATTAAGCTGGCGATTGACGATTTTGGCGCAGGGTTTGCTGGCCTGCAGCTGCTGGCGCAGTTTCAGCCTGAGAGACTCAAGATTAACCGTGAGCTGATCCGGGACATCCATAAAAGTGGGCCACGGCAGGCCATTATTCTGGCGATCATCAGGTGCTGCGCCTCGCTTGAAATTGCGGTCTCAGCCACCGGTATTGAACAACCGGAAGAGTGGATGTGGCTGGAGGCGGCGGGTATCTCGCACTTCCAGGGCAACCTGTTCGCCAAACCCTGCGTGGGAGGCTCTTTTAGCATTGCCTGGCCAGAACGTAAGGCCGAACTGTAA
- the ycgZ gene encoding regulatory protein YcgZ, whose protein sequence is MRQNTFTSGQNTAENDIARYFNGATPLSQQETMGQIVLEILSDGRNLNRKAICTKLLSRLDRVSGPEEEKHYQALLGMLFAR, encoded by the coding sequence ATGCGACAGAACACTTTTACGTCCGGCCAGAACACCGCAGAAAACGATATTGCCCGCTACTTCAACGGCGCTACACCGCTCTCCCAGCAGGAAACTATGGGGCAAATCGTACTCGAAATTCTTAGCGATGGCCGCAACCTGAATCGAAAGGCGATCTGTACAAAATTGCTCTCTCGTCTGGACCGGGTTTCCGGGCCAGAAGAGGAAAAACATTATCAGGCGCTGCTGGGCATGCTTTTCGCCCGCTAA
- a CDS encoding MerR family transcriptional regulator, with protein MAYYTIGDVAERCGINPVTLRAWQRRYGLLKPQRSEGGHRQFDDADVQRIEEIKYWMSKGVSVGKVKALLERSHVPEEQLWVTLQEEMMLLLRKVNPAKLREKIVALSREHSADLLIDNLLLPVRNKLAQDESTASLMRSLLDGVLIRHCAQCLAEAQSQSGEEILLIGWQTDDRTALWLEAWRLSRRDKNVNVLAEPVETLRPELFPGQHIFLWTGKVLSEAQQEQFAHWKQWGYDIELHR; from the coding sequence ATGGCCTATTACACTATCGGTGATGTAGCAGAGCGATGTGGCATCAACCCGGTCACCCTGCGGGCCTGGCAGCGCCGCTACGGTTTACTGAAACCTCAGCGCAGCGAGGGCGGCCATCGGCAGTTTGATGATGCGGACGTTCAGCGCATTGAAGAAATTAAGTACTGGATGAGCAAAGGCGTTTCCGTGGGCAAAGTAAAAGCCCTGCTGGAGCGTAGCCACGTGCCGGAAGAGCAGCTGTGGGTGACGTTGCAGGAAGAAATGATGCTTCTGCTCAGGAAGGTTAACCCTGCGAAGCTGCGCGAGAAAATTGTGGCTCTGAGCCGGGAACACAGCGCCGACCTGCTTATCGACAATCTCTTGTTACCCGTGAGAAACAAACTCGCTCAGGATGAATCTACGGCTTCGTTGATGCGTAGCCTGCTAGATGGCGTACTGATCCGCCACTGCGCTCAATGCCTGGCAGAAGCGCAGAGCCAAAGTGGGGAAGAGATCCTGCTTATTGGCTGGCAAACGGACGATCGAACAGCCTTGTGGCTGGAGGCGTGGCGTCTATCCCGCAGAGACAAGAATGTTAACGTGCTTGCCGAGCCGGTGGAAACGTTACGCCCGGAGCTTTTCCCCGGTCAGCATATTTTTTTATGGACGGGAAAAGTGCTGTCGGAAGCGCAGCAAGAACAGTTTGCTCACTGGAAGCAGTGGGGATACGACATTGAGCTTCATCGATAA
- a CDS encoding YbaK/prolyl-tRNA synthetase associated domain-containing protein, translating into MAKGEDVHQQLIDLLEQQQARYRVVNHVAAGKCEEVSAIRGTELGQGAKALVCKVKGNGVKLHVLAILAADKQADLSQLAQHLGGLKASLASPAEVDELTRCVFGAIPPFSFHAQLRLVADPCIFERFSEIAFNAGLLEKSVVMNTQDYLRIARPELVNFHRPE; encoded by the coding sequence ATGGCAAAAGGCGAAGACGTCCATCAACAACTCATCGATTTACTGGAGCAGCAGCAGGCTCGCTACCGGGTGGTAAACCACGTGGCGGCGGGGAAATGTGAAGAGGTCTCGGCCATTCGCGGGACCGAGCTTGGTCAGGGCGCAAAGGCGCTGGTCTGCAAGGTCAAAGGGAACGGCGTCAAGCTGCACGTGCTGGCGATTCTGGCGGCGGACAAACAGGCGGATCTGAGCCAGCTGGCGCAGCATCTTGGCGGCCTGAAAGCCTCGCTGGCAAGCCCGGCGGAAGTCGATGAGTTAACGAGGTGTGTCTTCGGCGCGATCCCACCTTTTAGCTTTCATGCTCAGCTCAGGCTGGTGGCAGATCCGTGTATTTTTGAACGTTTTTCGGAAATCGCGTTTAACGCGGGATTGCTGGAAAAGTCGGTGGTGATGAATACGCAGGATTATTTACGCATTGCGCGCCCGGAGCTGGTAAATTTCCACCGCCCGGAGTAG
- the yoaI gene encoding small membrane protein YoaI — protein MSDPALFDTMCITAVFLGIASLLVLSVLYLERHG, from the coding sequence ATGAGCGATCCAGCATTATTCGATACGATGTGCATTACCGCAGTGTTCCTCGGCATAGCTTCGTTGCTGGTGCTGTCGGTCCTGTATCTCGAACGCCACGGTTAG
- a CDS encoding biofilm development regulator YmgB/AriR family protein, producing the protein MSNTSEIHTGHASQALSDYIRSSGDRHAEENAAISQAITAILSANKSVSNKAIILWLVDALETTDDVVMCDVYRNALEIVVGHTMDDI; encoded by the coding sequence ATTTCCAATACCTCTGAAATACATACCGGGCATGCCAGCCAGGCATTATCCGACTACATCAGAAGCTCCGGAGACAGGCATGCCGAAGAGAACGCGGCCATTTCTCAGGCAATCACGGCCATTCTGTCTGCCAATAAATCCGTCTCCAACAAAGCCATTATTCTCTGGCTGGTTGACGCCCTGGAGACCACCGACGATGTGGTAATGTGCGATGTCTACCGCAACGCGTTGGAAATTGTTGTCGGCCACACCATGGACGATATTTAA